One Deltaproteobacteria bacterium genomic region harbors:
- a CDS encoding response regulator — MPKILLIDDDVDTVEAMKIVLEAKGYNVITAYEGESGYNKAEPERPDLIILDVMMKTKDQGFQISYKLKANPDLSSIPILMLTSVGKETGFRFSPETDEEYLPVDDFVEKPIRPVELINKVEELLKKPR; from the coding sequence TTGCCAAAAATCCTTTTAATTGATGATGATGTAGATACTGTGGAGGCAATGAAGATAGTCCTTGAGGCAAAGGGTTATAATGTTATTACAGCATATGAGGGTGAAAGCGGTTATAACAAGGCAGAACCAGAAAGACCTGATTTGATAATCCTTGATGTGATGATGAAAACAAAGGATCAGGGGTTTCAGATAAGTTATAAACTTAAGGCAAATCCTGATTTATCATCCATTCCAATCCTTATGCTCACATCTGTTGGAAAGGAGACAGGTTTCAGATTTTCCCCTGAAACAGATGAGGAATATCTTCCTGTAGATGATTTCGTTGAAAAGCCGATAAGACCAGTAGAACTTATAAATAAGGTTGAAGAACTTCTTAAGAAACCCAGATGA